The DNA segment AACTTCTTTATCGACATCTGCCAATAATGGATATTTGATTCCCATTTTGTCACAGAATTTTTTATGAGACTCTACATCATCTGGACTAATTCCAATAATTTCAATTCCTTCTTTTTGAAATTTTTTATAATCTTTAGAAAATTCGTCAGCCTCTGTGGTACATCCTGGTGTGAAATCCTTTGGGTAAAAGTAGATGGCATGTTTTTTGCCCTTAAAATCACTTGACTTTATCTTGTTGCCACTTGCATCATTTATTGCAAATTTTGGAACAGGATCCCCTTCAGAAATCATATGATCTCAAATGATTTTATCTATAATTAATTACTTTATGAGATCAATTGATCACAAATAAGGTCGAATCT comes from the Candidatus Nitrosopumilus sediminis genome and includes:
- the bcp gene encoding thioredoxin-dependent thiol peroxidase, translated to MISEGDPVPKFAINDASGNKIKSSDFKGKKHAIYFYPKDFTPGCTTEADEFSKDYKKFQKEGIEIIGISPDDVESHKKFCDKMGIKYPLLADVDKEVSKMFGVWGKKKFMGREYMGVMRSTFLVNEKGKIFKIYPKVKPAGHSKEVLEDFLNLK